The Methanocella arvoryzae MRE50 genome includes a region encoding these proteins:
- a CDS encoding fibrillarin-like rRNA/tRNA 2'-O-methyltransferase, with the protein MNEITGIRSAGIDNTFYLIAGEEELLATRTSFRQDAEEFEGNFYRLWSPVTSKLSSMIIKNMKIPLRRTSRVLYLGAASGTTVTHVSDIVSDGVVFAVEFAARPARDLLTAIEPRTNVIPIIADARYPEKYPPFIDRVDFLYQDVAQPDQAAIAVANAEKYLQKGGHIVIAIKARSISITEDPKAIFQREIDTLSSKFKVLETVSLEPLHKDHLAVLCRY; encoded by the coding sequence ATGAATGAGATCACTGGAATCCGGTCAGCTGGCATTGACAACACCTTTTACCTGATCGCCGGCGAAGAGGAACTCCTGGCAACCCGTACCTCTTTCAGGCAGGACGCTGAGGAATTCGAAGGCAACTTTTACCGGCTTTGGAGTCCGGTGACGAGCAAGCTCTCCTCAATGATCATCAAGAACATGAAAATTCCTCTCCGGCGTACTTCCCGGGTGCTCTATTTAGGCGCCGCCAGCGGCACCACCGTGACCCACGTATCGGACATAGTCTCCGACGGAGTCGTCTTCGCGGTCGAGTTCGCCGCCAGGCCTGCCAGAGACCTGCTCACCGCCATCGAGCCCCGCACGAATGTTATCCCCATCATAGCAGACGCCCGGTACCCAGAAAAATACCCGCCGTTCATCGATCGTGTAGATTTCCTCTACCAGGACGTCGCCCAGCCAGATCAGGCGGCCATTGCGGTAGCCAATGCCGAAAAATATCTGCAGAAAGGCGGCCATATCGTTATAGCCATCAAAGCCCGGAGCATCAGCATCACCGAAGACCCGAAGGCAATCTTCCAGCGGGAGATCGACACGCTATCCTCTAAGTTCAAAGTTTTAGAGACAGTCTCGCTCGAGCCTCTGCACAAGGACCATCTGGCAGTCCTGTGCCGATACTAA
- a CDS encoding PqqD family protein has translation MAGFVAIKGNGAKIPYKKYMQSRPVRNDKVDWERLNSDVIKLYLPYKKTAVMKILGRFIDIPDERSFRFNPMGSMVWELCDGKNTVEEIKEIVVKRTKSSEKDVEKRLLKFINRLIKNELITLDTS, from the coding sequence ATGGCAGGATTCGTGGCTATCAAGGGAAACGGCGCAAAGATCCCTTACAAAAAGTACATGCAGTCCAGGCCGGTCCGCAACGATAAAGTTGACTGGGAAAGGCTCAACTCGGATGTCATCAAGCTGTATCTGCCCTATAAAAAGACTGCCGTGATGAAAATCCTCGGCCGGTTCATTGACATACCCGACGAACGCAGCTTCCGGTTCAACCCCATGGGCTCCATGGTCTGGGAACTCTGCGACGGCAAGAACACCGTAGAAGAGATCAAGGAGATTGTCGTCAAGCGCACCAAGAGCAGCGAAAAAGACGTTGAGAAGAGGCTGCTGAAGTTCATCAACAGGCTCATCAAGAATGAGCTTATCACCCTCGACACTTCTTAA
- a CDS encoding Sec-independent protein translocase subunit TatA/TatB → MVGFDSLILIGIVALLLFGPDKLPQYLRELGKIYAEIKKAQREFERELNQQQNALVSKPVRRPPSDKVLDIARKMGIQTENKTEDQLLSEIAAAVNSRETAEAVQTHEAAEAVHSLETAATATPQHALPAENSVCPQGDKKDI, encoded by the coding sequence ATGGTCGGCTTTGACTCTCTGATCCTGATAGGCATCGTAGCCCTCTTACTTTTCGGCCCGGATAAGCTACCGCAATACCTGCGGGAGCTTGGCAAGATCTACGCAGAGATTAAAAAAGCCCAGCGCGAGTTCGAAAGGGAGCTGAATCAGCAGCAGAATGCCCTGGTATCTAAACCCGTTAGAAGGCCACCCTCCGACAAGGTGCTGGACATCGCCCGGAAAATGGGCATACAGACAGAGAATAAGACAGAGGATCAGCTACTTTCAGAGATAGCAGCAGCAGTTAACTCACGTGAGACTGCTGAAGCAGTTCAAACACATGAGGCTGCTGAAGCAGTCCACTCACTTGAAACTGCTGCAACTGCGACCCCGCAGCACGCTTTGCCGGCGGAGAACTCTGTCTGCCCGCAGGGCGATAAGAAAGATATTTAG